The Pseudophryne corroboree isolate aPseCor3 chromosome 10, aPseCor3.hap2, whole genome shotgun sequence DNA segment ctcagtgctgtgcagcagtaatgctaatcattacaccatccgtgctgcagtTTTACAGTTTTGTATTTGTGATTAGAACAGGTACAACACTGTAGTATTGGGATGCATCATTTAAAGGTTTAGATATATTTTAAAGCATCACAGCTTTAAGTGGTGTATAAAAGGCTTTCAAAAGCCATCCACCCCAAAGTGTCGCCCTAGCTCCCACGATCTGGATAGGAAGGTTGGTTCAGTACACAAATGGCCACGCTGCATGTCCTGCCCTTTCAGTGAAGCAGAATACTATTCAGAAGCACAGTTCCTTAAATACAAGTTTATTACATAATAAGTTTATTACATAGTAGGTTTAAatatcaccaaaaaaaaaaaaaaaaaaaacacaacctcATATATAGTTTCAGGAGGACACATCAGCTCCTGCAGGAATGATTGGCTCGCTAGTTGCTTATTTAATGTCTCAATCTCCAATAAAGAACATTTCACCCATCCACCACTTCGTCATCGGGTGTTTTTTGGTTTGTCCCTCTGGGCTGACGAATCCAAACCTATATTCTATATAGGTTATGCCACATTATACTGGCAGTTTTCATGTGGTTACCTGCCGGCAGTCATCCTGATATTGTGCAAAGGCTGCTGCAAAAGTGCGCATTGAGAAAGGAAGGGTTATAATGAGGGAAGGAAGGTTTAATATAATATGGCAAACATAATACAACAAGGGTCCACACCCGTGCTGCCAAGAGGGACCGGGTGAGAAAATCCCAGAAGGCAGCTTGTTACACAGATTCCATCTGCAGTTCCTCTACATCCCCCTCTACCTCGTGGAAAGATGCATGGGAGCCAATCACGACGAGTGTAGCACCTGCAAGGCAGAAGGGAACATGTAAGAGGCTGGGTAAGGGCCAGGGAGAATGGGCTAGAGGCTGGCACACACTCATGTGGGATAAGAGGGAGAAGATATAATGTACAACGCCAACATATCTAACAGATTGCTCAAGAGGAGATACATTAATAATTAGCAGCCAATCTATGGAGACAGATTTCACTGCATCTTAGTTCACGTCTCTGAACTACAACTCCCATAATCCTCTGTGAAACAGTGGGGCCTGAATTATGCAGCCTGTCGACAGTAACTATGGAAAATTAAAAATCGTAACAAACAGTTGAATATTGAATGGTGAACTCAGTATTACAGTATGTCATTTATAAGATGATTGCTTAAGTCGTGCAATAATATTACACTTTCCTAATCTATAAATACTGACCAGAGACCACAATGTCAGCTCACAGTATACAATACATTACAATAAAATAGACAATCTTACCGAGAACCCAGAACACAGCAGATCCGGCTCCTGCAAGCCAGAAGAACGGGAAGGAGACCGCTCCTGCCAAGCCATACTGATTGGCCATAGTCAGCTCCCGGCCTGTAATGACAGAGCAGTTATTGCTAAACATCACATATGGAAACGTCTCATTACCACCACATGTAGTAAAACATTTCCCTGCTCCGTTGATTGACAGTGAAATGCAGAAATATTAGCAGTTCTGATTACCTGCTATAGGGTCCCGGGACCAGGTACCCAGCCGTGCACCGAGTACTGGCCCCTATTTCCCGTTGTCCCCTAAAATACCATGACCAACCAACTCCTAGTCCAACTAATCTACTGGGTGTCTGCTAAAGTCATCTACAGACACATCTTGTGTCTCTTAAACATGCCAAACCGCCTGCCCCACATATCTGAGTGTCCACCGGCTCGTATAATGCACTGGATTCTGATAAAGAGGCAGACTGACGTATACTGCTGACCTGGAGAAATGAGAAACCAATTCTGCTGAACTAATTAAAAAAAGGATCTGTTCATAATAAGATGTCATGGACCAGCACAGGTCACTACGCCATTATCCCATCTATTAGTCATCCCTGCCAGATTACAGTCCCTGATGTAATATGCTCTAGTACAATGCCCTAAAAATAAAGAAGTAAATTGCATTATAGATGGTTATTCAGGGGAGACATCTCCAGGTAGTGAGTTAGACCTGCTGAAGGCCTATCAGCGTAACAAGGCTGTATCTACAGGGACAGTGACTTACCGAACAGAACCAGCTTAGACTGCAGGGTCTTCAGATAAATGATGTAACACCCACCAAAAAACACGGCCAGGGCTATAAGCAGCATGGGACTGGTGATGCTGAGAAGGAGAAATGGATGAAACACgcattaatatattatatataatatatctctctctctcatatatatatatatatatatatatatatatatatatatatatatatatatatattacatgctATTAGATTGACAGTGTATGTACATACACTCACTTGCCAGTGCTTCTCTGGAATTCCTTCCCTTTACCCATCATGCACTGCTCCCCCCTTACACCCAATCATTTCCCCCTAGCTAGCAATTACACCAGAATAATATTCAGCTGCATTTTACATGTTACCTTAATTAATGTATCCCTACGGAGTATATTACACAACATGAAGTATTAATAGGGGAGCGGAGAATAAGAAAGGATATAATGGTGGAGGGCAGACAGAAGTAATTGCTTTAGAAAGGGGTTATGAGACTAGGGAATAAGATCAcacactgcagcctcaccctaCATCAGGGATATGGATTAGAACTTTGAGCGCCGGACTGCTATGTatatgaacatagggggtaattcagagcccatcgtagcagcaaatttgttagcagttgggcaaaaccatgtgcactgcaggggggggcagatataacatgtgcagagagagttagatttgggtggggtgtgttccatctgaaatctaaattgtagtgtaaaaaataaagcagccagtatttaccctgcacagaaacaaaataacccacccaaatctaactctctctgcacatgttacatctgccccacctgcagtgcacatggttttgcccaactgctaacatatttgctgctacgatcaggtctgaattacccccctggtgcgGTGCAGGGAGAGCCACACAGGCAACTATTTCACTGTAACCAAGGCAATATATAAAGTCTACTGCTCTAACATAAATGGCTGGTTTAAAAAAGAAAATCTGTGGTTTGCAAAGCCATTAATATTTTAATACTAGCGTTTGCCTGCGGCTTGGCTAGTGTGGATGTCTATTATTGCTCAGCGGaattaattttacaaagacagcagtgccatctaatattggcaAGTATATTTCATACTGTACACACTGatcacaacatttctttgtaaacagTATTTGCcgattttccttcagggattaacacaaaaagatgcttgggactACTAACCCGTGAGCAAAAGgcgcgtaaagctgcccatgggagaagcagctggtcctgagatctacgcctgcagccatCACTGTTTTTtggggtgtgcaatatatgtatatagtgttcCCACTAGGATGCAGGCAGGGCACAAAGGAGTGGGTGCAAGTATAGTCGAAAAGGGGGTGCCGGATAGAGGGACACGGCCCCACCAGCATCGCTATTGGGTGCGGTGTGGCCCCCTCAGTGTCACAAATGGAGGTGTGCCCAGCTGTCGGCATCActaatgggggcgtggccagcacttatggaggtgctgggcttcccccaagctctacctttaatgtgaatagatgctgtgtggtgGCAGCACAACAAGGGGCAGGCTGCTTTAGTTGGGAGCCAGTAAAAGGGCAGGGcatattttgccctttaaaaaattGGGCAGGGCACGAAATTTACATTAATTTTGGACTCAAGAAGCCTGCATATTACGCATGCGTAGAGTGTCAGCATCTGGTTTTCCCTCTccttgatgtcacattgagataatacacacctcagtttctttctaggtcactaatctATACAACAAtgaaaacgcaatccaaattcatTCAGCAGCATTTGCGTGAAGCCGGAACGAGCAGACATACAAaaattctgaattttttttttccgtCTCCATAGCTCTTATTTACAtagtttatttataaaaaaaaaaaaatttggggacATTTTTGGTAAAAATAAGCctgttaagtggttaataaacttAATTATATGTCAAAAAGCatctaaaaagaaaaaaatgctctctctctctatgtagttACAGAGGTTTTGACCCTACAAAGACAGTTGGAAATAGAACtccggataaagggggtcattccgagttgatcgtagctgtgctaaacttagcacagctatgatcattcacactgacatacggggggacgcccagcacagggctatcccgccccgcatgtcagtccgccccctccGCAGAAATGCATAGGCATCgcgcagcagcgatgcctttgcacttcaatgtCAACATGTTGTATGTCATCATTGCTATTGTCTACATCCCACCTCCAGTACATAGTCTGCTTCTGgcataggggatccggtctgaagatcgacagtgtctagctcgacaatgtttaggtcgaccactataggtcgacagtcactaggttgacatggatggaaggtcgacagggtttctaggtcgacatgtgctaggtcgacagatctaaaggtcgacatgagtttttcacattttttttctttttatgaatattttcatacttaacgatccacgtggactacgattggaacggtaaagtgtgccaagcgaagcggtagcggagcgaaggcaccatgcccgaagcatggcgagcgaagcgagccatacgaggggacgcggtgcactaatttgggatcccggtcactctacgaagaaaacgacaccaaaaaataagattttacttaccgataaatctatttctcatagtccgtagtggttgctggggactccgtcaggaccatggggaatagcggctccgcaggagacagggcacaaaagcaagcttttaggatcacatggtgtgtactggctcctccccctatgaccctcctccaagcctcagttaggtactgtgcccggacgagcgtacacaataaggaaggatcttgaatcccgggtaagactcataccagccacaccaatcacaccgtacaacttgtgatttgaacccagttaacagtatgataacaatgaagtagcctctaaaaaagatggctcacaacaataataaccgattttttgtaacaataactatgtacaagtaatgcagacaatccgcacttgggatgggcgcccagcatccactacggactatgagaaatagaactatcggtaagtaaaatcttattttctctaacgtcctagtggatgctggggactccgtcaggaccatggggattataccaaagctcccaaacgggcgggagagtgcggatgactctgcagcaccgaatgaaagaactccaggtcctcctcagccagggtatcaaatttgtagaattttgcaaacgtgtttgcccctgaccaagtagctgctcggcaaagttgtaaagccgagacccctcgggcagccgcccaagatgagcccaccttccttgtggaatgggcatttacagattttggctgtggcaggcctgccacagaatgtgcaagctgaattgtactacaaatccaacgagcaatagtctgcttagaagcaggagcacccagctttttgggtgcctacaatataaacagcaagtcagactttctgactccagccgtcctagaattatatatatatatatatatatattatatatatatatatatatatatatatatatatatatatatatatatatatatatatatatatatatatattttcagggccctgacaacgtctagcaacttggagtcctccaagtccctagtagccgcaggcaccacaataggttgtttcaggtgaaacgctgacaccaccttaggaagaaactggggacgagtccgcagttctgccctgtccgaatggaaaatcaaatatgggcttttgtaagacaaagccgccaattttgacaatcgcctggccgaggccagggccaacagcatggtcactttccatgtgagatatttcaaatccacagatttgagtggttcaaaccaatatgatttgaggaatcccaacactacgttgagatcccacggtgccactggaggcacacaagggctgtatatgcaatactcccttgacaaacgtctggacttcaggaactgaagccaattctttctggaagaaaatctatagggccgaaacttgaaccttaatggaccccaatttgaggctcatagacactcctgtttgcaggaagtgcagaaatcgacctagttgaaattttttcgtggggccttcctggcctcacccacgcaacatatttttaccacatgtggtgataacgttgtgcggtcacctccttcctggctttgaccagggtaggtatgacctcttccggaatgccttttcccttaggatccggcgttcaaaccgccatgccgtcaaacgcagacgcggtaagtcttggaacagacaaggtccctgctggagcaggtcctttcttaaaggccgatgccacggttcctcttggaacagacatggtacttgctgaaagcaaatcccttcttagctcccgaggccattagtcctctgtgagcatctcttgaagttccgggtaccaagtccctcttggccaatccggagccacgagtatagttcttactcctctatgtcttataattctcaataccttggttatgagaagcagaggagggaacacatacaccgactgttacacccacggtgttaccaggacgtccacagctatcgcctgaaggtctcgtgacctggcgcaatacctgtcccattttttgttcgggcgggacgccatcatgtccacctttggtctttcccaacggttcacaatcatgcggaaaacttcccgatgaagttcccactctcccgggtggaggtcgtgcctgctgaggaagtctgcttcccagtcgtccactcccggaatgaacactgctgacagtgctatcacatgattttccgcctagcgaaaaatccttgcagttttgccactgccctcctgcttcttgtgccgccctttctgtttacgtgggcgactgccgtgatgttatcccactggatcaataccggctgaccttgaagcagaggtcttgctaagcttagagcattataaatttgctcttagctccagtatatttatgtggagagaattctccagacttgatcacactccttgtgtgactgctccccagcctctcaggctggcctccgtggtcaccagcatccaatcctgaatgccgaatctgctgccctctagaagatgagcactctgtaatcaccacaggagagacacccttgtccttggatatagggttatccgctgatgcatctgaagatgcgatccggaccatttgtccagcagatcccactgaagagttcttgcgtgaaatctgccgaatggaagcgcttcgtaataagccaccatttttaccaggactcttgtgcaatgatgcactgacacttttcctggttttaggaggatcccgattagctcggataactccctggctttctcctctgggagaaacaccttttcctggactgtgtccagaatcatccctaggaccagcagacgtgtcgtcggaacaactgcggttttggaatatttagaatccacccgtgctgtcgtagaactacttgagatagtgctactccgacctccaactgttctctggaccttgttcttatcaggaggtcgtccattttctttgaagacgaatcctcctttcggtcattaccttggtaaggacccggggtgccttggacaatccaacggcatcgttttgaaactgatagtgacagttctgtaccacgaacctgaggtacccttggtgagaaaaggcaaattttgggacatggaggtaagcatccctgatgtcccgggacaccatatagtccccttgttctttgctatcactgctctgagtgactccatccggatttgaacccttgcaagtgttcaaatttttcagatttagaataggtctcacctagccttcagtaccaccatatagtgtggagtaatacccctttccttgttgtcggaggggtaattttattatcacctgctgggaatacagcttgtgaattgttttcaatactgcctccctgtcggagggagacattggtacagcagactacaggaacctgcgaggggggaaacctctcgacattccaatctgtaccccttggatactacttgtaggatccaggggtcctgtacggtcccagcgtcatgctgagaac contains these protein-coding regions:
- the RABAC1 gene encoding prenylated Rab acceptor protein 1 isoform X4; translated protein: MTGKTGEVLTGAADEGPSGIINKIFPKMISPSTAKDWFDRRRAHIRPWNNFIDQRRFSRPQNFGDLCKRVTRNVEHFQSNYIFVFLGLIVYCIITSPMLLIALAVFFGGCYIIYLKTLQSKLVLFGRELTMANQYGLAGAVSFPFFWLAGAGSAVFWVLGATLVVIGSHASFHEVEGDVEELQMESV